A part of Gossypium hirsutum isolate 1008001.06 chromosome A07, Gossypium_hirsutum_v2.1, whole genome shotgun sequence genomic DNA contains:
- the LOC121203680 gene encoding uncharacterized protein, protein MDQRFEQLQKDMQEQMQEQLAKMQNEMREQMLEAQRNMMAEMAQLLKATDKVKALMAITEEENEGPPPGFTPPHVPLQTEAPPRRPSVTVRPQHGQVDAGIPVNFPSELGNNLGDSLINPITLDLDLMEKERMTAEYVNQLEDRCGWLEEKFKTLEGTGNHHGIDAKDLSLVPNLVLPHKFKMSEFEKYNGTTCPEAHVTMFYRRMTGYVNNDQLLIHCFQDNLVGAASKWYNQLSRARINS, encoded by the coding sequence ATGGATCAAAGGTTCGAGCAATTACAAAAAGATATGCAAGAGCAAATGCAAGAGCAGTTGGCTAAAATGCAGAATGAAATGAGGGAGCAGATGCTAGAGGCTCAGAGAAAcatgatggctgaaatggctcagctACTAAAAGCTACTGATAAAGTAAAAGCTCTCATGGCGATCACTGAAGAGGAGAATGAAGGTCCTCCTCCAGGTTTTACTCCGCCTCATGTGCCCCTGCAAACCgaggcacctcctagaaggccatctgtcacCGTGAGGCCTCAACATGGGCAAGTGGATGCTGGAATCCCTGTAAATTTCCCATCTGAGTTGGGAAATAATTTGGGTGATAGCTTGATCAACCCTATCACTCTTGATTTGGATTTGATGGAGAAGGAAAGAATGACCGCTGAATATGTGAATCAATTGGAAGATCGCTGCGGATGGCTAGAAGAAAAATTCAAGACTTTGGAAGGCACTGGCAAtcatcatgggattgatgccaaagatTTAAGTCTAGTCCCAAACCTAGTGTTACCTCACAAATTCAAAATGTcggagtttgagaagtacaatggtaCTACCTGCCCAGAGGCTCACGTCACAATGTTCTACAGAAGGATGACAGGGTATGTaaacaatgatcagctgttgatccattgttttcaagataaTTTAGTAGGAgcagcatccaaatggtacaatcagttgagccgggcCAGAATAAATTCGTAG